Proteins from a single region of Candidatus Puniceispirillum marinum IMCC1322:
- a CDS encoding DNA polymerase IV produces MAPSISTSSSFAMLCRTCGQTGFIGDDVAPQTCPSCHGHDIRSHPEMFDLNIAHIDCDAFYASVEKRDNPELRDRPVIVGGRERGVVAAACYMARKAGVHSAMPTWRAIKKCPDAVIIRPRMNHYVAVSRQIRDKMFTLTPLVQPVSIDEAFLDLSGTRAVHRCSPVEALVRLQSEIRDQIGITVSIGLSGTKSLAKMASDRDKPDGLFIIGMDHVDDWLAGQDLGVLYGLGKAAIARLNAAGFYTCGDLATADMQALRIVLGKQAGQIQELARGIDPRPVAPNAAAKSISSETTFNKNLSSFDDLEAELEALCLKVSTRLKANNIRGSRLTIKLKRANHQILTRSKTMQTSTNKAHILFAISRDLVKAEVAPNRAYRLLGVGVDQFGDNAPDADLFDKFEMDDKRADRLEDALDKVTRKLGQDAVISGRRFQRSKKPVKPT; encoded by the coding sequence ATGGCGCCTTCAATTTCGACATCTTCATCATTCGCTATGCTATGCCGTACATGCGGGCAGACCGGCTTCATTGGTGACGATGTTGCACCGCAAACCTGCCCGTCATGCCATGGGCACGACATAAGAAGCCATCCCGAAATGTTCGACCTGAACATCGCCCATATTGATTGTGACGCCTTTTATGCGTCTGTGGAAAAGCGCGACAATCCTGAACTCCGAGACCGGCCCGTCATTGTCGGTGGCCGCGAACGCGGCGTTGTTGCGGCGGCCTGCTATATGGCCCGCAAGGCTGGTGTCCATTCTGCGATGCCAACATGGCGCGCTATCAAAAAATGTCCTGATGCGGTGATTATCCGTCCCCGGATGAATCATTACGTTGCCGTCAGCCGCCAGATACGTGACAAGATGTTTACCCTGACACCATTGGTACAACCTGTCTCGATTGACGAAGCCTTTCTTGACCTTAGCGGCACCCGTGCCGTGCATCGGTGCAGTCCGGTCGAAGCGCTGGTACGCCTGCAAAGTGAAATCCGCGATCAAATCGGCATCACCGTATCGATTGGATTGAGTGGTACAAAGTCGCTGGCAAAAATGGCTTCCGATCGCGACAAACCTGACGGACTATTCATCATCGGCATGGATCATGTTGATGACTGGCTGGCTGGACAGGATCTTGGCGTTCTCTATGGCTTGGGGAAAGCCGCCATCGCACGGTTGAATGCCGCCGGCTTTTATACATGCGGCGATCTCGCCACTGCAGATATGCAGGCACTTCGTATCGTTCTTGGCAAGCAAGCTGGCCAGATTCAGGAACTTGCCCGCGGCATTGACCCGCGTCCGGTTGCGCCCAATGCCGCCGCCAAAAGTATTTCAAGCGAAACCACCTTCAATAAAAACCTGTCTAGCTTTGACGACCTGGAAGCCGAACTAGAAGCCCTATGCCTGAAAGTATCGACCCGCCTGAAAGCCAATAATATTCGTGGCTCACGCCTGACAATAAAATTAAAACGTGCCAATCACCAGATATTGACGCGAAGCAAAACCATGCAAACCAGCACCAATAAGGCGCATATACTGTTCGCCATATCGCGTGATCTTGTCAAAGCCGAAGTCGCACCCAACCGTGCCTATCGTCTGCTTGGCGTTGGGGTTGATCAATTTGGCGATAATGCGCCTGATGCTGATCTGTTTGATAAGTTTGAAATGGATGATAAACGGGCTGACCGGCTTGAAGATGCGCTTGATAAGGTGACGCGCAAACTTGGTCAGGATGCGGTGATAAGCGGACGACGTTTCCAGCGTAGCAAAAAGCCGGTCAAGCCAACATGA
- a CDS encoding acyl-CoA dehydrogenase translates to MQPFVWDDPFLLESQLEEDERLIRDSAAAFAAEHLLPRVENAYMNETVAPELFGLMGQTGLLGVTVPEQYGGIGASYVAYGLVAREVERIDSGYRSMMSVQSSLVMFPIYEYGSEEQRLKYLPKLASGDFIGCFGLTEPDAGSDPAAMKTRAEKTSDGYRITGSKMWISNAPIADVFVVWAKSDAHDGKIKGFILEKGMAGLTAPKIGGKLSLRASVTGEIVMDAVEVGEDAILPNVEGLKGPFGCLNRARYGISWGVMGAAEDCWHRARQYGLDRKQFDRPLAQTQLFQKKLADMQTEIALGLQGSLRLGRLMDEGRFAPEIISIMKRNNCGKALDIARASRDMHGGNGIQIGYHIMRHAQNLETVNTYEGTHDVHALILGRAQTGLQAFF, encoded by the coding sequence ATGCAGCCTTTTGTATGGGATGATCCGTTTTTGCTGGAAAGCCAGCTTGAAGAAGACGAGAGATTAATCCGCGATTCCGCCGCCGCTTTTGCGGCTGAGCATCTTTTGCCGCGTGTTGAAAACGCATATATGAACGAGACTGTCGCGCCCGAGTTATTTGGCCTGATGGGGCAAACGGGCCTTTTGGGTGTTACGGTACCTGAACAATATGGTGGCATTGGTGCTAGTTATGTTGCCTATGGGCTTGTCGCCCGTGAAGTGGAGCGCATCGATTCAGGCTATCGTTCGATGATGTCGGTACAATCATCGCTGGTGATGTTTCCGATCTATGAATATGGATCAGAAGAACAACGGCTGAAATATCTGCCAAAACTGGCCAGTGGTGACTTTATTGGGTGCTTTGGCTTGACCGAACCAGATGCCGGATCGGATCCGGCGGCGATGAAAACACGGGCTGAAAAAACCAGTGATGGTTATCGGATTACAGGTTCGAAAATGTGGATTTCGAACGCGCCTATCGCCGATGTGTTTGTTGTCTGGGCGAAGTCGGACGCGCATGATGGCAAGATTAAAGGGTTCATTCTGGAAAAAGGCATGGCTGGTCTGACAGCACCCAAAATTGGCGGCAAGCTGTCTTTGCGCGCATCGGTGACTGGTGAAATTGTTATGGATGCGGTTGAGGTAGGCGAAGATGCGATTTTGCCCAACGTCGAGGGGTTAAAGGGGCCATTTGGTTGTCTTAATCGCGCCAGGTATGGCATTAGCTGGGGCGTTATGGGTGCCGCCGAAGATTGCTGGCATCGCGCGCGCCAATATGGTCTTGATCGTAAACAGTTTGATCGTCCACTGGCACAGACTCAATTGTTCCAGAAAAAGCTGGCCGATATGCAAACCGAAATTGCCTTGGGATTACAAGGGTCACTGCGCCTTGGACGGTTGATGGATGAAGGCCGCTTTGCGCCAGAAATTATTTCGATCATGAAGCGTAACAATTGTGGCAAGGCTCTGGATATTGCACGCGCGTCACGTGATATGCATGGGGGTAACGGTATTCAGATCGGGTATCATATCATGCGCCATGCGCAGAATCTAGAAACGGTGAATACCTATGAAGGCACGCATGATGTGCATGCGCTTATCCTTGGGCGGGCGCAGACTGGACTGCAAGCGTTTTTCTAG
- a CDS encoding nucleotidyltransferase family protein, with translation MIGRKITAIILAAGLSRRMQAGTKLLAPLGGTPLIRHSVKNICQTQFDEVIVVTGHKANSVIDALDGLPVTIVRNPDYTYGQASSIKAGLKAMAKDTDDVLIALGDMPLIPPILINELCAAHKTNPAADNTITLPFCKGQRRNPVIFGNAFFELLAALQGDEGARPIIKDHASSISRIDWPDIAAFMDADTPQMLDTIRTHFDRHLQ, from the coding sequence ATGATCGGACGCAAGATCACCGCCATCATTCTGGCTGCTGGCTTGTCCAGACGTATGCAGGCAGGGACCAAATTGCTGGCACCGCTTGGCGGCACACCACTAATCCGGCATAGCGTGAAAAATATTTGCCAGACCCAATTTGATGAAGTCATTGTGGTAACAGGCCATAAGGCCAATTCGGTGATTGATGCGCTAGACGGCCTGCCAGTAACAATTGTCCGAAACCCCGATTATACATATGGTCAGGCTAGTTCGATAAAGGCAGGGCTAAAGGCCATGGCCAAAGACACTGATGATGTATTGATCGCACTTGGTGATATGCCATTGATACCACCGATATTGATCAACGAATTATGCGCGGCACATAAAACCAACCCCGCAGCCGATAACACCATCACCTTACCATTCTGCAAAGGTCAGCGCCGTAACCCGGTGATCTTTGGCAACGCATTTTTCGAATTATTGGCCGCATTGCAAGGCGACGAAGGAGCTCGCCCAATCATAAAGGATCATGCCAGCTCAATCAGCCGGATTGATTGGCCTGATATAGCGGCATTTATGGATGCCGACACACCCCAGATGCTGGACACTATCAGGACGCATTTTGATAGGCATTTACAATAA
- a CDS encoding XdhC family protein: protein MAHDVNYLLELADDWRQAGHKLAIAFVMQTWGSSPRQAGSIMLIRDDKHIEGSVSGGCVEAAVIDAASAAQLGGTGTRLDFGVTDETAWDIGLSCGGSIAVLLCPVGDQGIDANTLSRAAAQSRARKTVRFALNASTGKSEAAMSIPADITQSQIYNDTHFIFIQPPAPRLIVVGGVHIAQHLVPMARRIGLDVTLIDPRSRFANEARFIDCNIITEWPETALQTMTLDAQTAMITLTHDPKIDDDALIPALASDMFYIAALGSRRTHEKRVTRLLAAGCDANSITRIHAPAGLDIGSRHPADIAISILAELIATRNGR, encoded by the coding sequence ATGGCACATGACGTCAATTACTTGCTTGAACTGGCCGATGACTGGCGACAGGCAGGGCATAAACTTGCCATAGCTTTTGTGATGCAGACATGGGGGTCATCACCACGTCAGGCGGGGTCTATCATGCTGATACGTGATGATAAACATATCGAAGGTTCGGTATCGGGCGGTTGTGTCGAAGCGGCCGTTATCGACGCCGCATCGGCCGCACAGCTTGGCGGCACTGGCACACGTCTTGATTTTGGCGTGACTGATGAAACCGCTTGGGATATTGGCCTATCTTGTGGTGGGTCGATTGCTGTTCTGCTATGCCCGGTTGGTGATCAGGGGATTGATGCCAACACCCTCTCCCGCGCCGCCGCGCAAAGCCGCGCCCGCAAGACGGTTCGCTTTGCCCTCAACGCCAGCACCGGCAAAAGTGAAGCCGCTATGTCGATACCTGCCGATATAACGCAATCGCAGATATATAACGACACGCATTTCATTTTTATCCAGCCGCCCGCCCCGCGCCTGATCGTTGTTGGCGGCGTTCATATTGCCCAGCATCTGGTTCCTATGGCGCGCCGTATCGGCCTTGATGTAACGCTGATAGATCCGCGCAGCCGCTTTGCCAATGAAGCCCGTTTTATCGATTGTAACATCATCACCGAATGGCCGGAAACCGCATTGCAGACGATGACGCTGGATGCCCAGACAGCGATGATAACGCTGACGCATGATCCGAAAATTGACGATGATGCGCTGATCCCGGCGCTGGCCAGTGATATGTTTTATATCGCCGCCCTTGGCAGTCGGCGCACACATGAAAAACGCGTCACGCGATTACTGGCGGCAGGATGCGATGCCAACAGCATTACCCGCATTCACGCCCCCGCGGGGCTGGATATCGGCTCCAGACATCCGGCAGATATTGCCATATCAATTCTGGCCGAATTGATCGCCACACGGAATGGCAGATGA
- a CDS encoding CoxG family protein: MELKDTYDIPVPVETVWAALNDTEILAATIPGCQELTRDSDTALSAKVKLKIGPVSALFSGNVTLSDLQPPHAYTISGKGSGGVAGGATGSAKVTLSPIDDGAGTRLSYDVTAAVTGKIAQLGARLIDSTSKKLAGQFFAAFAKHFEAESQDESSIT, from the coding sequence ATGGAACTTAAAGATACATATGACATTCCGGTACCGGTTGAGACTGTATGGGCAGCCTTGAATGATACCGAAATTCTGGCAGCGACAATTCCGGGATGCCAAGAGCTGACCCGTGATAGCGACACCGCCCTGTCAGCCAAGGTAAAATTGAAAATTGGTCCGGTTTCGGCACTTTTCAGCGGTAATGTGACCTTGTCTGATCTGCAACCGCCGCATGCCTATACGATTTCGGGAAAAGGTAGTGGCGGGGTTGCTGGCGGTGCCACCGGATCGGCCAAGGTGACGCTGAGCCCGATTGATGATGGTGCGGGGACGCGGCTGTCCTATGACGTGACGGCGGCTGTCACCGGCAAGATCGCCCAGCTTGGCGCACGGCTGATTGATTCAACATCGAAAAAGCTGGCTGGGCAGTTTTTTGCCGCCTTTGCCAAGCATTTTGAAGCCGAAAGCCAGGATGAATCCAGCATTACATAG